From one Dyella sp. 2HG41-7 genomic stretch:
- a CDS encoding efflux RND transporter permease subunit — translation MNIPALFIRRPVATTLLAMAILLSGVLAYFRLPVAPLPNVTYPVVVVQASMAGASPEIMASTVAEPLEKRLGAIADVTEMTSSSDVGSSRIVVQFGLSRDINGAARDVQAAIQAARADLPTTLRSNPTYREYNPADSPIMVLALTSDTLTRAQLYDSADSVIQQQLSQVDGVGQITLGGSALPSVRVELEPDKLNSYGIGLEDVRAAISAANANSAKGHIDQNGLRYEVTSNDQIRKAAPYRDLVVAYRNGSAVQLRDIADVQDSAENLRNMGLYNGKPAVLVIVFPLPGSNIVKTVSQIRKVLPSIEATLPSSIHVGVAIDRSVSVNGAVGDTERSLFIAVILVIGVVYVFLQSPRAILIPSVALPLSIIGTFGPMYLMGYSLDNLSLMALTIGTGFVVDDAVVVLENIVRHVEAGMDVREAAIKGSGEVGFTVISMSVSLIAVFMPILLMPGIIGLLFHEFAVTLSVAILLSMVISLTVTPAMAAAVLRPGAAMHSRARWAVWYEKQFERFKNAYSRSLSAVLDNALMIGLTLIGLVVLNVFLFKLLPSTFFPEQDNGILMGQIIADQSISFQAMEKKLAQMQAIVQKDPAVASVAGFAGGRALNQASLYVELKPLAERKMTAAQVVDRLRPKLGAISGAKLFLQASQDLHIGGRQSASEYQYTLTSDDPDALYKWIPQLVTDLGKYRSTLTDVNSDLQQNGLQTYINFDRLTMARYGFAPNQIDSVLYDAFGQRTVSTVYNELNQYYVVMEVAPKYWQYPQMLNRMYFSKAAGNASGTQQTQMPGSTVQGVQAYAAVTSAKTAGSSTNSLNANAEANQLTNAISNSKGGSSSGSADSTAAETMVPFPAMLSYTNNHTPTEVNHQDGLVAGTISFNLPPGGSLSKALVAINQAMQDLRMPASIHGESAGAAQVYSQSMSTMPLLILAALGAVYIVLGMLYENTVHPITILSTLPSAGIGATLALLIFGTPFSVIAMIGMILLVGIVKKNAIMMIDVAIHLQRDEGYEPTKAIHDAAVMRLRPIMMTTAAAVLGAVPLAVGIGQGGSLRQPLGITVMGGLILSQVFTLYTTPVIYLFLDRLRAKLARWSATLPWNRSDASTST, via the coding sequence GTGAACATTCCGGCGCTCTTTATCAGGCGTCCCGTCGCGACGACATTGCTCGCGATGGCCATCCTGCTTTCCGGTGTGCTGGCATATTTCCGTTTGCCCGTCGCGCCGCTGCCGAACGTGACGTATCCAGTGGTCGTCGTGCAGGCCAGCATGGCCGGTGCAAGCCCGGAGATCATGGCGTCCACGGTGGCCGAACCGCTGGAGAAACGCCTTGGCGCCATCGCCGATGTGACCGAGATGACGTCGTCGAGCGACGTCGGCTCGTCGCGCATCGTGGTGCAATTCGGTCTCAGCCGCGACATCAACGGCGCCGCGCGCGACGTGCAGGCGGCGATTCAGGCCGCGCGCGCCGACTTGCCCACGACATTGCGCAGCAATCCCACGTACCGCGAATACAATCCGGCCGATTCACCGATCATGGTGCTCGCGCTGACGTCCGACACGTTGACGCGCGCGCAGCTTTACGACTCCGCCGATTCGGTGATCCAGCAGCAGCTTTCGCAAGTGGATGGCGTGGGCCAGATCACGCTGGGCGGCAGCGCCCTGCCCTCTGTGCGCGTGGAGCTGGAACCGGACAAATTGAATAGTTACGGCATCGGCCTGGAAGATGTGCGCGCTGCCATCAGCGCGGCCAATGCCAATAGCGCGAAAGGCCATATCGATCAGAATGGCTTGCGCTATGAAGTCACATCCAACGATCAGATTCGCAAAGCGGCGCCGTATCGAGATCTCGTCGTGGCCTATCGCAACGGTTCGGCCGTCCAGCTGCGCGATATCGCTGACGTGCAAGATTCGGCCGAAAACTTGCGCAATATGGGTTTGTACAACGGCAAGCCCGCCGTTCTGGTGATTGTGTTTCCGCTGCCCGGCAGCAATATCGTCAAAACGGTCTCGCAGATTCGCAAAGTGTTGCCGTCAATCGAAGCCACCTTGCCGAGCAGCATTCACGTAGGCGTGGCGATCGACCGATCTGTATCGGTGAACGGAGCGGTTGGCGATACGGAGCGGTCGCTGTTTATCGCCGTGATCCTGGTGATCGGCGTGGTGTACGTGTTTCTGCAATCGCCGCGAGCGATTCTGATTCCGTCGGTGGCGCTGCCGCTGTCGATCATCGGCACCTTTGGGCCGATGTATCTGATGGGCTACAGCCTCGACAACCTCTCGCTGATGGCGTTGACCATCGGCACCGGCTTCGTGGTGGACGATGCGGTGGTCGTGCTGGAGAACATCGTCCGGCATGTCGAAGCCGGCATGGATGTGCGCGAGGCGGCGATCAAGGGCAGTGGCGAGGTCGGCTTTACCGTTATTTCGATGAGCGTATCGCTGATCGCGGTGTTTATGCCGATCCTGCTGATGCCCGGCATTATCGGTTTGCTGTTTCACGAATTCGCCGTCACGTTGTCGGTCGCGATTCTGCTTTCGATGGTGATATCGCTTACGGTGACGCCGGCGATGGCGGCGGCTGTGCTTCGCCCCGGCGCCGCGATGCATTCCCGCGCGCGTTGGGCGGTGTGGTACGAAAAGCAGTTCGAGCGCTTCAAGAACGCGTATTCACGCTCGCTCAGCGCGGTGCTCGATAACGCCTTGATGATCGGGCTGACGCTCATCGGCTTGGTCGTACTCAACGTATTTCTTTTCAAATTGCTGCCGTCGACATTCTTCCCCGAACAAGACAACGGCATCCTGATGGGGCAGATCATCGCCGACCAGAGCATTTCCTTTCAGGCAATGGAAAAGAAGCTCGCGCAAATGCAGGCCATCGTGCAGAAGGACCCTGCCGTCGCCTCCGTGGCGGGTTTTGCCGGCGGTCGTGCGCTGAATCAGGCGAGTTTGTACGTCGAGTTGAAACCGCTCGCCGAGCGCAAGATGACTGCGGCGCAAGTGGTTGATCGTCTGCGCCCTAAACTCGGCGCTATCTCCGGCGCCAAGTTGTTTTTGCAGGCGTCGCAAGACTTACATATCGGCGGCAGGCAATCGGCCTCCGAATATCAATACACGCTCACCAGCGACGATCCCGACGCGCTGTATAAGTGGATTCCACAACTGGTGACCGACCTGGGTAAATACCGAAGTACGTTGACGGACGTGAATTCGGATTTGCAGCAGAACGGCCTGCAGACCTATATCAATTTCGATCGCTTGACCATGGCGCGCTACGGATTTGCGCCGAATCAGATCGACAGCGTGTTGTACGACGCGTTCGGCCAGCGCACGGTATCCACCGTCTACAACGAGCTCAATCAGTATTACGTCGTGATGGAAGTCGCGCCGAAATATTGGCAGTACCCGCAAATGCTCAACCGCATGTATTTCAGCAAGGCGGCGGGCAATGCTAGCGGTACGCAACAAACGCAAATGCCGGGCAGCACCGTTCAGGGCGTGCAAGCGTACGCGGCCGTTACGTCGGCGAAAACGGCCGGTTCTAGCACCAACTCGCTTAACGCGAATGCAGAAGCCAACCAGCTCACGAACGCGATTTCCAATTCCAAGGGCGGCTCGTCCAGCGGCAGCGCGGACAGTACGGCGGCGGAAACGATGGTGCCCTTCCCGGCCATGCTCAGCTATACGAACAATCACACGCCGACCGAAGTGAATCACCAGGATGGATTGGTCGCCGGCACCATCTCGTTCAATCTTCCGCCCGGTGGTTCGTTGAGCAAGGCGCTGGTCGCCATCAATCAGGCGATGCAGGATTTGCGTATGCCGGCTTCGATTCACGGCGAGTCAGCCGGTGCGGCGCAAGTGTATTCGCAGTCGATGTCGACTATGCCGCTATTGATTCTTGCGGCGCTGGGTGCGGTCTATATCGTGCTCGGTATGCTTTACGAAAACACCGTGCATCCGATCACCATTCTTTCAACCCTGCCTTCCGCCGGCATCGGTGCAACGCTTGCTCTATTGATTTTTGGCACACCGTTCTCCGTGATCGCGATGATCGGCATGATTCTGCTGGTGGGTATTGTTAAGAAGAACGCGATCATGATGATCGACGTCGCCATCCATCTGCAGCGCGACGAAGGCTATGAGCCGACCAAAGCCATTCACGACGCCGCCGTGATGCGTTTGCGCCCCATCATGATGACCACCGCCGCCGCCGTGCTGGGCGCGGTGCCCTTGGCCGTCGGCATCGGCCAAGGCGGATCGCTGCGCCAGCCGCTGGGTATTACGGTGATGGGCGGCTTGATTCTCAGTCAGGTCTTTACGCTGTACACGACACCGGTGATTTACCTCTTCCTCGACCGGCTGCGCGCAAAACTCGCCAGGTGGTCCGCCACCTTGCCGTGGAACAGATCCGACGCGAGTACCTCAACATGA
- a CDS encoding efflux RND transporter permease subunit: MNISRLFVLRPVATSLLMIALVLIGLVAMRFLPVSSLPSVDYPTIQVQTFYPGASPSVMATTVTAPLEVQLGEIPGLQQMTSSSSAGASVITLQFDLSLNLDVAEQNVQEAINASNSLLPSGLPAPPTYAKVNPADQPILTLAVTSKSMSLTQLQDVANNRLGTKIAEVPGVGLVTPSGGNVPAVRVEADPQKLAAYGLNIDDLRSLISNVNVSQPKGNFDGPELDYTINGNDQIQDPQDYLNTVVAYQNGAPVYLKDVARVTQSAQNTELGAWFNNTPAIILNVQRQPGANVIKTVDQIKAELPQLESTLPAGMQVQIVSDSTGEIRASVSDAAFELILAVVLVVLVIFVFLRNLPATIIPSISVPVSLIGTLAMMYELNYSIDNLSLMALIIATGFVVDDSIVMIENIVRYLEEGETPLNAALIGAGQIGFTILSLTVSLIAVLIPLLFMGGVIGRLFSEFAVTLAVTIVISGVVSLTLVPMLCARILRAQAERHPSRFEQISEGLFNKTLNAYERGLRFVMDHQTATLVTFVVTLIITVILYIAIPKGLFPVQDTGVLQGISIADNSVSYDTMVNRQAQLAQAILKDQDVTSLTSYVGIDGTNTTLNNGRFLIDLKARDDRSDSAAEIARRIQQEVADVSGIRLFLQPEQDLTLDTTVSPNQYQFVLRGPSQQAFQQYVPALVAKMKQIKSITDVTSDLNNEGLSVNIEVNRQLAARFGITPATIDNALYDALGQRIVSTIFNQSSQYRVILVAKPEKLPTLQSLGELYLPSQTATNGQVPLSAIAKIEVNKSPLVISHLSQFPAITISFNLAKDASLSKAVAEINQAEQAVQLPASITSSFQGAAQAFQDSLSSEVYLLIAALVAVYIVLGVLYESFIHPVTILSTLPSAGIGALLALMVAGSDLDVIGIIGIVLLIGIVKKNAIMIVDFALEAERDHGKPPAEAIFEASLLRFRPILMTTLAAMLGALPMLVGTGTGSELRRPLGLAIIGGLMLSQLLTLFTTPVIYLFFDRLAQRFNRKPSLAAGDRTP; this comes from the coding sequence ATGAATATTTCCCGCCTGTTTGTACTCAGGCCGGTGGCGACGTCGCTGCTGATGATCGCGCTGGTGTTGATAGGCCTGGTGGCGATGCGCTTCCTGCCGGTATCGTCGCTTCCCAGCGTCGATTACCCGACGATCCAGGTGCAGACGTTCTACCCCGGCGCGAGCCCGTCGGTGATGGCCACTACCGTAACCGCGCCGCTGGAAGTGCAGCTCGGCGAAATTCCCGGCTTGCAGCAGATGACGTCCAGCAGTTCGGCCGGCGCGTCGGTGATTACGCTGCAATTCGATCTCTCGCTTAATCTGGACGTCGCCGAACAGAACGTGCAGGAAGCAATCAACGCGTCCAACAGTCTGTTGCCGAGCGGCCTGCCCGCGCCGCCGACGTACGCGAAAGTGAATCCGGCCGATCAACCGATTCTCACGCTTGCCGTGACATCCAAATCGATGTCGCTGACGCAGTTGCAGGATGTCGCGAACAATCGCCTGGGCACCAAGATCGCCGAAGTGCCGGGCGTTGGTCTCGTTACGCCGTCTGGCGGTAATGTCCCCGCCGTACGTGTCGAAGCTGATCCGCAGAAACTCGCCGCTTATGGTCTCAATATCGACGACCTGCGCTCGCTGATTTCCAACGTCAACGTGAGCCAGCCGAAGGGCAATTTCGACGGCCCGGAACTCGACTACACCATCAACGGCAACGATCAGATTCAAGATCCACAGGACTACCTCAACACGGTGGTTGCCTACCAAAACGGCGCACCGGTGTACTTGAAAGACGTCGCGCGTGTGACGCAATCGGCGCAGAACACCGAACTCGGCGCGTGGTTCAACAACACGCCTGCCATCATTCTCAACGTGCAGCGCCAGCCCGGCGCAAACGTGATCAAAACGGTCGACCAGATCAAGGCCGAGTTACCGCAGCTCGAATCCACGCTGCCGGCCGGCATGCAGGTGCAGATCGTTTCCGACAGCACAGGCGAGATTCGCGCTTCCGTATCCGACGCCGCCTTCGAGCTGATTCTGGCGGTGGTGCTGGTGGTGCTGGTGATCTTCGTATTCCTGCGCAACCTGCCCGCCACCATCATTCCCAGCATCTCCGTGCCGGTCTCGCTGATCGGCACCTTGGCGATGATGTACGAGCTTAACTACTCCATCGACAACCTGTCGTTGATGGCGTTGATCATCGCCACTGGCTTCGTGGTGGACGACTCGATCGTGATGATCGAGAACATCGTGCGTTATCTGGAAGAAGGCGAAACACCGCTTAATGCCGCGCTGATCGGCGCCGGACAAATCGGCTTCACCATTTTGTCGTTGACGGTTTCGTTGATCGCCGTGTTGATTCCGCTGCTTTTCATGGGCGGCGTCATCGGCCGATTGTTTAGCGAGTTCGCGGTCACCCTTGCGGTGACGATCGTGATCTCCGGCGTGGTGTCGCTGACATTGGTGCCGATGTTGTGCGCGCGCATTCTGCGAGCGCAGGCGGAACGCCATCCAAGCCGGTTCGAGCAGATCAGCGAAGGTTTGTTCAACAAAACGCTGAACGCTTACGAGCGCGGATTGCGTTTTGTGATGGATCACCAAACCGCGACGCTGGTGACCTTCGTCGTCACGCTGATCATCACGGTGATCCTGTACATCGCCATTCCAAAGGGTTTGTTCCCCGTCCAAGACACCGGCGTGCTTCAGGGCATCAGCATCGCCGACAACTCCGTTTCCTACGACACGATGGTGAATCGCCAGGCGCAGTTGGCCCAAGCGATTCTCAAGGATCAGGACGTCACCAGCCTCACGTCCTACGTCGGCATCGACGGCACCAATACCACGCTCAACAACGGCCGCTTCCTGATCGACCTCAAGGCGCGCGACGATCGCTCGGATAGCGCCGCCGAGATTGCGCGACGCATTCAACAGGAAGTGGCGGATGTCTCTGGCATCCGGCTGTTCTTGCAGCCAGAACAGGATCTCACGCTCGACACCACGGTATCCCCAAACCAATATCAATTCGTGTTGCGCGGACCGAGCCAGCAAGCGTTTCAGCAGTATGTGCCGGCGCTTGTGGCGAAGATGAAGCAGATCAAATCGATCACCGATGTGACGAGCGATCTGAACAACGAAGGGTTGAGCGTCAATATCGAGGTAAACCGTCAATTGGCGGCGCGTTTCGGCATTACGCCTGCGACTATCGACAACGCGCTTTACGATGCACTCGGCCAGCGCATCGTATCGACGATCTTCAACCAGTCCAGCCAATACCGCGTCATCTTGGTCGCCAAGCCTGAAAAGCTCCCGACGCTGCAATCGCTGGGTGAACTCTACCTGCCCAGCCAAACGGCCACGAACGGCCAAGTGCCGCTAAGTGCGATCGCAAAGATCGAAGTCAATAAATCGCCGTTGGTGATCAGCCATCTCTCGCAATTCCCGGCGATCACCATCTCGTTCAACCTCGCGAAGGACGCCTCGTTGAGCAAAGCCGTGGCCGAAATCAATCAGGCTGAGCAGGCGGTACAGTTGCCGGCGTCGATTACGTCGTCGTTCCAAGGCGCGGCGCAGGCGTTCCAGGATTCGCTGTCCAGCGAAGTCTATTTGCTGATTGCCGCGCTTGTGGCGGTGTATATCGTGCTGGGCGTGTTGTACGAGAGCTTTATTCATCCGGTCACGATTTTGTCCACGTTACCCTCGGCCGGTATCGGCGCACTCTTGGCGTTGATGGTTGCCGGCTCCGATCTTGATGTGATCGGCATTATCGGCATCGTGTTGCTGATCGGCATCGTAAAGAAGAACGCGATCATGATTGTGGACTTCGCGCTCGAAGCCGAACGCGATCACGGCAAGCCACCGGCCGAGGCGATTTTCGAGGCATCGTTGCTGCGTTTCCGTCCGATCCTGATGACAACATTGGCCGCCATGCTCGGCGCGTTGCCGATGCTGGTCGGCACTGGTACCGGTTCGGAGCTGCGTCGTCCGCTTGGCTTGGCGATCATCGGCGGCTTGATGCTCAGCCAGTTGCTGACGTTGTTCACCACGCCGGTGATCTATCTGTTCTTCGATCGGTTGGCGCAGCGCTTCAACCGCAAACCGTCGCTCGCTGCGGGAGATAGAACGCCGTGA
- a CDS encoding efflux transporter outer membrane subunit: MKTLHTALAASLALMLGGCMVGPDYHRPQVPMPTQYKELPGWSTATPEAGEAPKGDWWTVFNDPLINELEPMVSVSNQTVRQAYFNYQQAEAEVQVARASLFPTIGITGSADKQGGAKSSSLTGSTSSASGSSSRHTVTTSGSLEGNASWAPDLWGQVRRSIEESKAKAQASQATLANATLSEQIALADAVTELRITDADTDLLQKTVDAYTEYLRVVANQGTAGTVAPSDVLTARTQLESAKSSLIALGIARAQYAHAIAVLVGKNPEELDIPHSTSIPGLPTIPVGMPSTLLQRRPDIAVAERQMAEENAAVGVAVAAYYPNVTLSAADGFSQSPLAGLLHLANHVWSLGANVDETVFDFGARHGQVAAAKASYEAAVANYRGTVLTALEDVENDLSNLRILAQQAQMQDTVVNDATQSAQMAFNEYQAGTVDYTTAATARAAQFSAQQSALSITQQRLLDTISLIGDIGGGWSADELNAPQKSTASR; encoded by the coding sequence ATGAAAACTCTACACACAGCGCTTGCCGCGTCGCTGGCCTTGATGCTGGGCGGCTGCATGGTTGGCCCGGACTATCATCGTCCGCAGGTGCCGATGCCTACGCAGTACAAAGAACTGCCCGGCTGGAGCACCGCGACGCCCGAAGCCGGCGAAGCGCCGAAAGGCGACTGGTGGACGGTATTCAACGATCCGCTCATCAATGAACTCGAACCGATGGTGTCGGTGTCGAACCAGACCGTGCGGCAGGCGTACTTCAATTACCAGCAGGCCGAAGCCGAAGTACAAGTGGCGCGCGCGTCGTTGTTCCCCACCATCGGCATTACCGGCTCTGCGGATAAACAAGGCGGCGCAAAGAGCAGTTCTTTGACTGGCTCGACGAGCAGCGCGTCCGGCTCAAGCTCGCGCCATACCGTCACTACATCCGGTTCGTTGGAAGGCAACGCGAGTTGGGCGCCGGATCTGTGGGGTCAGGTGCGCCGTTCGATCGAAGAAAGCAAAGCCAAAGCGCAAGCGAGTCAAGCAACGCTGGCAAACGCCACGCTTTCCGAGCAGATTGCGCTGGCCGACGCCGTAACCGAATTGCGCATCACGGACGCCGATACCGATTTATTGCAGAAAACCGTCGACGCCTACACCGAATATCTGCGCGTCGTCGCCAATCAAGGCACGGCGGGTACGGTTGCGCCGTCCGACGTGCTGACCGCTCGTACGCAGTTGGAAAGCGCCAAGTCCAGCTTGATCGCACTTGGCATCGCGCGTGCGCAATACGCACACGCGATCGCGGTGCTGGTCGGCAAGAATCCGGAAGAACTCGATATTCCGCATAGCACGAGCATTCCGGGGTTACCGACCATTCCCGTCGGCATGCCCTCGACGCTGCTGCAACGTCGGCCCGACATTGCGGTGGCCGAGCGCCAGATGGCGGAAGAGAATGCGGCGGTCGGTGTGGCAGTCGCCGCTTACTATCCCAATGTAACGCTATCGGCGGCGGACGGTTTTTCGCAGTCTCCGTTGGCGGGATTGCTGCACCTTGCCAATCATGTATGGTCGCTGGGCGCGAACGTTGACGAAACCGTCTTCGATTTCGGCGCGCGTCACGGCCAAGTGGCGGCCGCCAAAGCGTCGTATGAAGCGGCGGTAGCCAACTATCGCGGCACCGTGCTGACCGCGCTGGAAGACGTCGAAAACGACCTGTCGAATTTGCGTATTCTCGCTCAGCAAGCGCAGATGCAAGACACTGTCGTCAACGACGCCACACAAAGCGCGCAAATGGCCTTCAACGAATACCAGGCCGGCACCGTGGATTACACCACCGCCGCCACGGCGCGCGCCGCGCAGTTCAGCGCCCAGCAAAGCGCGTTGAGCATCACGCAACAGCGACTGCTCGATACGATATCGTTGATCGGCGATATCGGCGGCGGTTGGTCAGCCGACGAACTCAACGCGCCACAAAAATCCACTGCCAGCCGCTAA
- a CDS encoding aldo/keto reductase has product MPIEAAARTFELSPIVAGLWRITDWQLSVQERLRWIEQAMEMGITSFDHADIYGDYRAESLFGEALNTSPNLRQRMQLVTKCGVRLKSSKRPYRINFYDTDTAYVRAEVEQSLRNLHTEQLDLVLIHRPDYLMDAAALAETFATLTREGKVVNWGVSNHSTSQFALLHQHHPLVTNQLELSPLQMDTLDDGSLDQAQQLGLRPMIWSPLGGGRLFNGEDEQAARVRAEMSAIAARLGISLTTLAFAWVLRHPSRPYPITGTRRIEGLRDAVAALNVRLDPEDWYAIWTACKGHGVP; this is encoded by the coding sequence ATGCCCATCGAAGCCGCCGCACGCACTTTCGAACTCTCCCCTATCGTTGCCGGTCTCTGGCGCATCACCGACTGGCAGCTTAGCGTGCAGGAGCGCTTGCGTTGGATCGAGCAAGCGATGGAAATGGGTATTACCTCGTTCGATCATGCGGATATTTACGGCGACTATCGCGCCGAATCGCTGTTCGGCGAAGCGCTGAATACCTCGCCGAATCTACGCCAACGCATGCAGTTAGTGACGAAGTGCGGCGTGCGCTTGAAGTCCTCCAAACGCCCCTACCGCATCAATTTTTACGACACGGACACCGCATACGTACGCGCCGAGGTAGAGCAATCGCTTCGCAACCTGCACACCGAGCAGCTGGATCTTGTGTTGATCCATCGTCCCGACTATTTGATGGACGCGGCCGCGCTGGCAGAGACCTTCGCTACGCTCACACGCGAAGGCAAGGTGGTGAACTGGGGCGTTTCCAATCACAGCACGAGTCAGTTCGCGCTGTTGCATCAGCACCATCCGCTGGTCACCAATCAGCTGGAACTGTCTCCGCTGCAGATGGATACCTTGGACGACGGTTCGCTCGATCAGGCACAGCAACTCGGCTTGCGCCCAATGATTTGGTCGCCACTGGGTGGTGGGCGGCTATTCAATGGCGAGGATGAGCAAGCAGCGCGCGTTCGCGCCGAAATGTCCGCTATCGCAGCGCGCCTTGGCATTTCCCTTACCACGCTCGCCTTTGCGTGGGTGCTGCGTCATCCCTCGCGGCCGTATCCCATTACGGGGACGCGTCGTATCGAAGGCTTGCGCGATGCCGTCGCTGCATTGAACGTGCGGCTCGATCCCGAAGATTGGTATGCCATTTGGACCGCCTGCAAAGGGCATGGGGTACCCTGA
- a CDS encoding efflux RND transporter periplasmic adaptor subunit, which produces MSADTPRAAGTSGRKRGRWIAIATAVVVVALVVFHLFNRKQEKNVAPPQIVSVAVATNGNMPEELSELGTVTPVATVTVLPQLSGYLTEVGYQEGQDVKKGQFLAQIDPRQYEISKQQAEAQLAKDQANLDLARADLARYTQLHEQKSIAEQTYIDQKFTVEQDEAAVKADKANIAQFELDLTYCRITAPVDGRVGLRLVDPGNYVTPSSTTGIVVITTMKPTTVQFTVPQNTLSKVLDRYHTGAKLPVTIYSSDNTKQIATGSLYAINNQMATSTGTVSLRATIPNDDEALYPNEFVNVKMLVDTLSNTVLVPTPAVQTGAPGNYVFLVNADDSVSVQKITPGPSDGQFTAILSGLSAGQRVVTDGTDRLSDGAKIRIAKAGPAQAGSAATPASSSTQTSPASGRRKHGAGAAASAS; this is translated from the coding sequence ATGAGTGCGGATACCCCGCGAGCAGCCGGAACTTCTGGCAGGAAGCGTGGCAGGTGGATCGCGATTGCGACCGCCGTCGTGGTCGTTGCGCTGGTTGTTTTCCATCTATTCAATCGCAAACAAGAAAAAAACGTCGCGCCTCCGCAGATCGTCAGCGTCGCCGTCGCAACCAACGGCAACATGCCGGAAGAGTTGAGCGAACTGGGCACCGTTACACCCGTCGCGACAGTCACAGTGCTGCCACAATTGAGCGGCTACCTCACTGAAGTGGGTTATCAGGAAGGCCAGGACGTCAAGAAGGGCCAGTTCCTCGCGCAGATCGATCCGCGCCAATACGAAATCAGCAAGCAGCAGGCCGAAGCGCAGCTCGCCAAAGATCAGGCCAACCTCGATCTCGCGCGCGCCGACCTCGCTCGTTACACGCAATTGCACGAACAGAAATCGATCGCCGAACAAACCTACATCGATCAGAAATTCACCGTCGAGCAAGACGAAGCGGCGGTGAAGGCGGACAAAGCCAACATCGCGCAATTCGAACTCGATCTCACCTATTGCCGCATTACGGCGCCCGTCGATGGACGTGTGGGTTTGCGTTTGGTCGATCCAGGCAACTACGTCACGCCTTCGAGCACGACCGGTATCGTCGTCATCACCACGATGAAACCCACCACGGTGCAATTCACCGTGCCGCAGAACACGCTTAGCAAAGTGCTCGATCGCTACCACACCGGTGCGAAACTGCCGGTGACGATTTATAGCAGCGACAACACGAAGCAAATCGCGACCGGTTCGTTGTATGCGATTAACAATCAGATGGCGACCAGCACCGGCACCGTCTCGCTGCGCGCCACCATTCCCAACGACGACGAAGCGCTTTATCCGAACGAATTCGTCAACGTCAAAATGCTCGTCGACACGCTCAGCAACACCGTGCTGGTGCCTACGCCCGCGGTGCAAACCGGCGCGCCGGGCAATTACGTATTTCTGGTCAACGCGGACGACTCGGTGTCCGTACAAAAGATCACACCTGGTCCCAGCGACGGCCAATTCACCGCGATCCTTTCCGGTCTCTCCGCCGGGCAACGTGTGGTCACGGATGGCACGGATCGCCTGAGCGACGGCGCGAAGATCCGCATCGCCAAGGCCGGACCGGCCCAAGCCGGCAGTGCAGCCACGCCCGCATCATCGTCGACGCAAACGTCGCCCGCGAGCGGACGACGCAAGCACGGCGCCGGCGCTGCGGCGTCCGCGTCCTGA
- a CDS encoding 5'-nucleotidase, producing MSRPTKTAHDPSALSDNKLVVAISSRALFDLGDSHMLFEKEGLDAYRAYQIDHENEILQPGVAFPLVQKLLSLNKLAGDVPPVEVILLSRNSGDTGLRIFNAIQHYGLEISRAAFTSGAPTSDYIAPFKTDLFLSANAEDVGRALKAGVAAATILPSTAPPRASEQLRIAFDGDAVIFGDEGERVSREEGLEAFHRTETERAEEPLSVGPFRGFLTAVHRLQAAFPAENSPIRTALVTARSAPAHKRVILTLRRWGVRIDEALFLGGRDKGPFLDAFGADIFFDDSPANVESARKHVATGHVPHGVSNG from the coding sequence ATGAGTCGTCCAACCAAAACCGCACACGATCCGAGCGCCTTGAGCGACAACAAACTGGTTGTCGCGATTTCGTCGCGTGCGCTATTCGATCTGGGCGACAGTCATATGTTGTTTGAAAAGGAAGGCTTGGATGCTTACCGCGCGTATCAGATCGATCACGAGAACGAGATACTCCAGCCTGGCGTCGCGTTTCCTTTGGTGCAGAAGCTGTTAAGCCTCAACAAGCTCGCCGGGGACGTGCCGCCGGTGGAAGTGATTTTGCTGTCGCGCAATTCCGGCGACACGGGATTGCGTATTTTCAATGCGATTCAGCATTACGGCCTGGAAATCAGCCGCGCTGCGTTTACTAGTGGCGCGCCTACGTCCGATTACATCGCACCTTTCAAGACTGATTTGTTTTTATCAGCCAATGCCGAAGACGTTGGTCGCGCGCTGAAGGCGGGTGTGGCCGCGGCGACCATCTTGCCATCCACAGCGCCGCCGCGCGCAAGCGAGCAATTGCGTATTGCGTTCGACGGCGATGCGGTGATTTTTGGCGACGAGGGTGAGCGCGTATCGCGCGAAGAAGGTTTGGAAGCGTTTCATCGCACCGAAACCGAGCGTGCGGAGGAGCCGCTGTCCGTCGGGCCGTTCCGTGGGTTCCTTACGGCGGTTCATCGTTTGCAGGCTGCATTCCCTGCTGAGAATTCACCGATTCGCACTGCATTGGTGACGGCGCGTTCTGCACCGGCGCATAAGCGCGTGATTCTTACATTGCGGCGCTGGGGTGTTCGTATCGATGAAGCGCTGTTTCTTGGCGGCCGCGATAAGGGGCCGTTTCTCGATGCGTTTGGCGCGGATATCTTTTTTGACGATTCGCCGGCTAATGTGGAGTCGGCGCGGAAGCATGTGGCTACGGGGCATGTGCCGCATGGGGTGAGTAACGGTTAG